From Macrobrachium nipponense isolate FS-2020 chromosome 6, ASM1510439v2, whole genome shotgun sequence, a single genomic window includes:
- the LOC135216913 gene encoding uncharacterized protein LOC135216913 yields MSNSETFSEPLSIYWSKPVTRTLIELYRQNPCLWNVKLKSYKNRDKRITSLKAIAAEIREQGAAVTTEDIKKKIDTLRNQFRREFKKMKDSQRSGAGTDNLYSPKLWCYDDLAFLTDSDTIRPSVSNMDRSHSTEDGHKTSGDTSDSEIFIDPVICVIDDAQPTPGTSDIPTGEPAESDTLGPGPSHRRPAKKQKKEYRRDPTPARGV; encoded by the exons ATGTCTAATTCGGAGACCTTCAGTGAGCCCCTTTCCATTTACTGGTCAAAGCCTGTTACACGCACGTTGATTGAACTTTATCGACAAAATCCATGTTTATGGAATGTGAAACTGAAGAGTTACAAAAACAGAGACAAGCGCATTACATCACTGAAGGCCATTGCTGCTGAGATACGGGAACAAGGTGCTGCAGTTACGACAGaggacataaaaaagaaaatagacacgCTACGAAACCAGTTTAGGCgtgaatttaagaaaatgaaGGATTCACAAAGGTCAGGAGCTGGGACTGACAATCTTTATTCCCCAAAATTATGGTGTTACGATGACCTGGCATTCCTCACTGATAGTGATACAATAAGACCATCAGTTTCAAATATGGACAGAAGCCACAGTACCGAGGATGGACACAAAACGTCTGGAGATACATCTGATAGTGAG ATCTTTATCGATCCGGTAATTTGTGTTATTGATGATGCTCAGCCTACACCTGGGACTTCTGATATCCCAACTGGTGAACCTGCGGAATCAGACACGCTTGGGCCTGGACCGTCACATCGAAGAcccgcaaaaaaacaaaaaaaagagtatCGACGAGACCCAACTCCTGCAAGAGGCGTATAA